ttttcataatatatcagttacaaaagaaaaaatatataaattaggatataaaaattaaataagtttgatGTAGCAAGCTGGTAGATAAACAAAACTCACAACAACCGTAAAAACAACCAACATAAGCTGTGTTTCATCGCTAGGGGCTGGGAAAGGGAGGAAATCGGTGAATCTCACCTGCAATATGAAGTTATTTTGTTAACAACAATCAAGAGACCAAAACATCCAAAGAATTGATGACAAGTTACTTTGTTATAAAAAACAAGAGCGAATTCAATGTATGTGGGGACATACCTGCCTGTTGAAAAGGACCACTACTCCCATGAGCCGAATCCCTGGTAGGTGGTGTACTGAGGGCTTATAAACCTTATACAGCGTCCACATCCAGTAAAGCCAGTACAGCCATAGTATTCGTCAGTATATCTAGCCATTTTCACTTAAAGCTTCCTTCCTCCCATGTAGCTTCCATTACATTGTAACGCCTCATCATTGCCATCACCATTTGCCAGATCAATGAAAGCAAATCCATGATCACTTCTCCAATAATACTAAATCCATTTAGAATTGTAAATTAtggaaatcaaaacatatgtattttgaaataacatgttttatcattATATTTGAATCATTTACACTTTCatatccattcaaatccatttaaaacattatGTGAATTTTGAAATCATTAATGTTTTGAATCTTCTgcaataaaacataattttgatatgtattttaaaaattaatgattaaataacacatgatttttgtttgaatttccaaattcattaaaatcatagaaccaatacacctaaaattttgtaatttatttttgttatgattcaactttttaaaacctaaaatcgTAAGAGAGATCTCttatcatgtttattttgtttggcaTATGTAGTTGTAGGAAACAAACGTATGAATGAAGGAGACAAAGAAGGTGAAAAGGTAACCTACCCATAGGTTTATGATAtctagttgattttttttttgtgttagaccttttcaaatttgaaaacgTTTTAGTATCCTTTTTCAGATctaatctgttttgatttttttaatgcttttttaGGATGATAATTTGGTAGAGATGTTCCAATCTGCACAAAAGTTGAATGATTTAGTGCAGTCTACGGACTTTTTAACAAAGGCAGATTTAGAAAACTTTGCATATGAggtaatttaaaatgtttttcttaaattatgactggattatatatatttgtaatgtTAAGCATTTTGTTGAATATAGATATATCCCAACcaactctctcttttactcAAGAGAGCattgttaaagaagaagaagatgatgaagattttaTTTCGGTTAGTTTCTTTATTAATAGTTTATATTGTGgtataataataaacttatcttttaatatttttgttttcttccattTCAGCATACATATGCAATCATTAGTACAACCGGCCGAAAGGCTACTATCGATGATATGTAAGTGGCTAAATTGGATATTATATGCATTTGCATTATTTTCTTAGTTACTGATCTTTTGATTGCTTTATGTTTGTTGTATAAAATTCTTCAAAGATAAATGTCAGATCGAAGTTATTCCGCTTAGTCTAAGAAGGTATACTAATGACGGAGGCAAAGTGATTGGGATTGATGCTCCAATAGAGTTTCCTTCTATTCAAGCATTAAAAGAGACCCTAAAGTTCAATGGAGAAATAATGGGCAAGAAGCCTATCTTCATATGTAGAGCACTTGGCAGGTAACTGATTTTtcttgtgttaatttttttacttttgatatgaatttttaattgtatatgGTGTGGTGGCAACAAGTTACGTGTACATCTTTGGATtaaaatgttggaaatatgaagaTGCTGTTAAGAAACAaatagatgagaaattcaaagAATGTCATCTTGTGAAGACAATCTTGCCTAAAGACGAGGAAACTGGTCGTTTACTAGGGTATGTGTAGAAAACcatttgtgaaatttttaatAGTTAATTGTTATTAACTCTAATTTCtatctatcattttttttccatgCAAATTTAATAAGAGAAATGAATTAGAGAATAAAGTAACTACTAAGCCTGCAAAATATACTGCACAACATTAGTACATGAGCGTCATTCCAGGTTTAATATATTCTAAGttacaaaacaactaaattaaCTAAGTAAGAAATAGATAAGTTTTCACCATTGATCAGTTAATGTCTTCCCTCTTCACAATTGACCTAGAAcacataaataatattatatatcaatctAATTTATACATATGTACATACAAATGATACAATTTCATAAAATCCACAACATATATGACTTCAGAAAATTAATGGTATCATTTAGATGTGGTGGATTTCATGAAATCGTATTATTTGCGTTGCTTGGCGTcagagcaaataaaaaaaatcagtgcCCTGAGATTTAAATGTTAAACAATATGTTGTGGATTTCATGAAATGGTATCCTCATTTCTCTAGTTACTTGTTTATTCTCTATTTTTATGAGGGTTATTCAGCTTAATTCTAAACCatctttttctacttttttttgcCTTAAAACGTTTACTATTTATCCTATTAATTCACATGTACTCTATTTACGATGACCCAAAGCTTTTATTTAGAGTGATCGATATTTGTAGTGGAAATAAACGAATTCAGAGACTCCCTTGATGTCTCAAATTCAGATATCTCAATTGATTTATTATTGGTCCAGTTCTAATGGTTCAAAAAAAGACAAAGTTTCATCTATTGTAATcattttttgaattatattcAGAATTTACCATGTTGTGTGAATGTAAATTATGTTACAGTTGAATAAATGTTAGGTTTGTACTTAATTTAGTGTAGTTTAAATCTAATTGTCAAACTCAACATATGGGATAAAGACTGATCAGATCTGTTAGGTTCTGGTTTGACTTTTGGAACTATGGACTAAAAAAGGTTTGAAGTATTGACTCTAGTCATGCTTTGATTGTGAAAGCCACCAAATGGTTCTGCTTTGTTTGGTTGGAATTGTGGAAAACAACGTATAAAACTGaaacacaagaaacaatatatatttatatttttaaaaattaaattaaattatacatgAAAACATTACTTCTCTAGTTCGCAATTGAATCTACCGGTTTAATCGCATTTCTTCCGACGAAAAGATTGAATGAGAACCACACacctttaaataaataaacagttCAACAGAGCCAACGGTCCAACACTAATCTCTCACTAAccacataatttaaaaatgtcttataaaaatgtgaaacgttttttgtgaagaaaaatctgaatattttttcttttttttaatgtatattgGTGGTATAGAAAAGATGGGATCATGTCATGTGAACCAAGATAAGCATAAGGCTGGTACGTACTACCAAAACCAGTTCGAAGACACGGCAGAAAGATATAACAGGTTCAATGTTCTTGACGAATGAATAATAGCCTTCAAGACCcatacaaatttataaaaaatctttgaactcttataatttcaTTTCCTCTGTAGTCCCCACAAATTTTTCCTATATCTTTTGCGTGGTCGATATTACAAATCAAACCACattcatatacattttttttttacattatgtGCTCATCCGCCACCAATCTCCCTACCATTCATTTGATCCAAAGAATCGTATCATACAAAGTCACAAACATGTaatcaaaatatgaaacttCAATATATACGAATTactcattaaaaaaattcaacatgATAATAGAAAAGGTCAAATACAAAAGcttaaaaaaattgagtttgtACGACACATAGGATCATTCAAAAGAAATGAACTACTACTACTATCTCAACACTAAAACAAAAGTAGTGTCAGAAAATGAACGGTTGTGATTTACTtcaaagggaaaaaaaagaaaggaatcaACGGCTGAGATCTCTCCTGGTTTTACCGATGGcaaagatcaaagaagaagaagacgatgaagcagATGTATCAGCGCTGTTCATTCTCACGATAGAGTTAACCACCGGTTCTTTATCTCTCGATGATCGCTTCAACGGTCGTGATTCTTGTACTGCTGAAGAGCTTCCGATCTCATCCTGCatttgtacaaaaaaaacaaaattaaaaaccaaaactttcctCTGTTaattttcccgagaaaaaaaacaaaaaagatagatCCATACATCGGAGCAGAGAAGATCTGAATTCTCCATCGTCCTCGTTCTCTTAGTCACCAAACCACCatcagaagatgatgaagaacacaCCACCGGAGGTGGTTGCGCCGCCGCCGCAGACCACGGAACAACTTGATTCTCAGCTTCCTCATCATCGTCAACATCAccttcgtcatcatcatcactgtactcttcatcatcatcatcatcatcatcatcgtcgtaaGATTCAGCGTCATCGTCTCTGATCCGATCTTCTTCGGAATCGAAACTGTTAACCTCCTCATTCTGACCTCGATTCTCAGAAGAGATCCTGTTCCTCCCACCGCCGCCACCTCCGGCTGCGTTTTTAAGAGCGAGGCAAGAGTCGCAGACGGAGAAGGTAGGACCGAGACGAAGCCCTGAAGCTTTCCATGAGGTGAGAGACTGACAAGCGCTGCAGAGAAGACAGCGAGTGTGCTTAGCTACCAAGAAATTAGCGCCGTGAACTTTACCGTCGCAGTCCCAACATAAACTAGCTTCATCTGACTCGCAATACATTTTTGCTACACCGCTACATAAATCACACTTTTTCCCCATCACTAAAactaatatcaaaatcaaaactctcTTGAAAGATTTTTGTGGTTTCTTGTTAAGCTTCTCGTAATTCTCTCTTTggtctttttttgcttttggttttcttggagaaagataacaaacaaagcagatgaagaagaggaaagtgCAAGTTGcaagggagagaagaagaagaattgggatattttttttcttgtgggtGGCGAGTTTTCTGTGATTCAACAATTCTTAGGAGGTTAGTTTCGTCTTTTTGTGTGTCctgcagagagaaaaaaactatttctcATTCTTTGGTTTCAAGATTggcttatttttatatatagcacccagtcttttatttttctgtggTTACTATCCAATCTCATTTTCAATTTCACTTtactagttattattttttttttttcaaactctaGAGATTGGTTTAAGTTTAACACTTTACACTTTAACCCTTTATTcgagttttctttgtttggataATTATCAGCTCTATacttctatttatatatatatctgcatTTGTTTACATTCCTTGATcatatcttgttttcttttattgttttgagCTCTATCTTGTCtgactttttttatttccttttttgttaagaaaacaatgttatattagttttttcCCACCTTTAGtggtttctaattttttgttaattacttgTTCATGTCAAAATTATATGACAAGACATAATTTATACatctcttcaaaaaaaattgtaagccAAAcctagtaaaaatatatatactacacattCTATTTCATTTTATTAACTCTTAAACAACGGTAATAAATTGTAACGTAGAGtacaaattatagaaaaaacaaGTTTAATGCGCATGGGCCAAAGCCGAACTGAGTTTTACGTGGCGACAAACTCATGGTTCAGTTGAGTTGAGtttcaagatatttttttttcttttgtctgaGAGAGATATAACAAACACTCAAATGACGTGGCGAGATCTTAGCCGGGTAAGAAGGAAGAGCGAGATTCTAGTCTGTCCTACGTGGACGAATCAGGTTCTGAAATAGCTACGGAGCCACGTGAACCCACCTGGGATTTGTCTGGACCATATTACAAAGTCTCTCTAAATCGCGTCCCCACCGCACCATACCTCTCTTCTATTATATTATCCTTTCACTTTATTTataaccactttttttttttctttttttttacttctctctctctcccaaagtCATCCAAAACATATGTGTTTTCTCTTCTAACTAAAGTTAATTTCCGAGGATAAGATTCTAtaatactacaaaaataatGCATTGGTATGGGAGAGAAGCAAAACTTTCTAATATAGTACATAGGcagagtattattattattttacttggACCATAATTCTTTAATGTCTGgaaatattattagtttaacCGTATAGTTgctttgttatttttgtggCTCTCACGAACCCATTGTATAGAATAGTAATAATTTTGTATCATCAAA
The sequence above is a segment of the Camelina sativa cultivar DH55 chromosome 10, Cs, whole genome shotgun sequence genome. Coding sequences within it:
- the LOC104717506 gene encoding zinc finger protein CONSTANS-LIKE 10, coding for MGKKCDLCSGVAKMYCESDEASLCWDCDGKVHGANFLVAKHTRCLLCSACQSLTSWKASGLRLGPTFSVCDSCLALKNAAGGGGGGRNRISSENRGQNEEVNSFDSEEDRIRDDDAESYDDDDDDDDDEEYSDDDDEGDVDDDEEAENQVVPWSAAAAQPPPVVCSSSSSDGGLVTKRTRTMENSDLLCSDDEIGSSSAVQESRPLKRSSRDKEPVVNSIVRMNSADTSASSSSSSLIFAIGKTRRDLSR